DNA from Lactobacillus sp. ESL0791:
ATTTTTACCTGGTGACTGTTGCAGAATCGTCGCAGCCGGTCCCTGTTTTATGGTATCTATGGTCTTATACCAATAAATTTGCGCAGCGGATTCCGAAATCAGAATTGCTTGCAGGGCAAAGCAGCAGTCAGTATCAGGAATTGCAAACCTGGTACATGGAAACCAGTCAGCAAAACGCGGTGTACTATGCTGCTAAAAAAGCGGGGCTTAAGCCCAAACTGAAATATTATGGTGTTTATGTGATGCAGGTGCAAAAGCATTCCAGCTTCAAAAATAGGCTGCAGGTCGGCGACACGGTTTTGGGTGCTAACGGTCATCTTTTTCATTCGACTAAGGAAATGATGACATATTTGCAAAAGCAAAAAATTGGCGCCAAAGTTACGATCTCGGTCCTACGTGACAATAAAGAAAAACATTTTACTGGGAAAATTGTTCGTGTTGAAGGAACTAATAAGTCGGGCATTGGGATTGGTTTAGTTGAACGGGTTAAGGTGGTTACCAAGCCCAAATTGATAATTAATGCTGGTGAGATTGGCGGCCCGTCAGCTGGTTTAATGTTTACTTTAACGAGTTATGAAACTTTTACGGGTAAAAACTTGACTAACAGGCATAAGGTGGCCGGCACTGGTACGATTGATGCCAGTGGCAAGGTAGGAATAATTGGCGGTGTCGATAAAAAGGTCGTCGCTGCGGATAAGGCCGGTGCCGAGGTCTTTTTTGCTCCGACTGATACAACGGGCGTGAAAAAGCAGCAATCAAATTATGCAGTAGCGGAAAAAACAGCTAAACAGATTCACACAAAAATGAAAATTGTTCCCGTAAGAACATTTGAAGATGCCTTAAAATATTTGCAGATACATTATTAAAAAATCTAAAGTTCGGAAATTTTTCCGGACTTTTTTCGTACTTAATAATGAGGTGAGTATGATGGATTTTACAAAAATCAAAGATTTTTTATTGGAAAAGAAAAATTATTTAATTATTATCGCAATCGTGGTTGGGCTTTTTTGGTGGTCAAAACAGGGTAGCAGTAATCGGCAAGTTGATACTGCTAAAGTAACTACGGAGGATTCGGCACTGGTAACCGCTAAAAAGAAGGAGGACATTCCTAATAAACCGGCTGCTTCCCGCACAGTTACTTGTGATATCTCCGGTGCGGTTAAGCATCAGGGTGTTTACACGCTTAAAAATGGTGCCCGTTTAGATGAATTAATTGCCGCAGCCGGGGGAACGCGGAAAAATGTCCAACTGAAGGCAATTAACCGGGCACTAATTCTTAAAGATCAGGATAAAATTCATATTCCGTATAAGGGTGAAAAAGTTACTCCTGCTGCCACTGTGGGTACTTCTGGTACAGCGGGATCGGCAAGTACAGATGCTTCTAACACAAACTCGGGTGAAAAAATAAATCTGAATACAGCATCGGCAGCGGATTTACAAAAATTAAATGGGATTGGCGAGAAAAAAGCGGAAAAAATAATTGAATACCGGGAAAAGAATGGTCAATTTAAAAAAATTGAAGATTTAAAGCAGGTTTCGGGAATTGGAGATAAAACCTTTGCAACGCTTAAAGACCACCTGGAAGTCTGATTGCACAAGTCCTGGCCTCTTTGCCTTGATAGCTTTTCTATTAGCTGCACTAAGCTGTTTGCTTTTTCAGAGTTCTACTTTATGGCAAAAACTTCTTTGTCTATCTTTTGGTGGTTATGTCTTATTTTTACTAGCTAAAAAATATTCAAGATTAATTTGGATGCTTTCAGGGATACTTATTGTGTTTGTCATTGCAGCAGGTTTTCAGGCTAAACCGCAGAGAGTGGTCTTAACGGCAGATACTGTGATCAAAGTGTATCCCGATGAAGTTAAATGTTCTGATGATTGGCTGTCAGGAACTGGCTATGTCGGTAAAAGAAAAATCCTGTTTTCAGCGACTGTAACGCCGCAAGAACGAAAAACGGTCAGGAGCGGCAAGATCTTATTTTTAAAAGATTTATCTGGTGAAATTGACCCAATTGAACCGGCCACTAATTATGGTCAATTTGATTACCAAAAATTTTATGCAGGAAAAAATATTTTTCAAAAGATTAAATTAAAAAGTTTTCGACTCGTTGCTGCAGATTCTACTGACCTGTTTGCAATTTTGCATAAGTTTCGCTTTAATTTGCAAATGTATTTTAAAAGGATGCCGCGAATATTAGGCTTTTTTGCAAGTGAATTACTCCTTGCTGAGAATCCAGAATCAGAAAATCAGGCCATTCTGGATAATTATCGCAACTTGGGCGTGATTCACCTTTTAAGTATTTCCGGACTGCATGTGGGAATCTATACTTTAGTTTTGGGAATATTTTGCTCGTGGTTGAAATTTACCGAGGAGGGTACATTTGCGCTTAATTGTCTACTTTTACTGTTGGGCATCTTTTTAAGTGGTGGACAAGCCGGCTTCATCCGCGCGAGTCTAGCTTATTTTTTAGGAAAAATATTTAAATTTAAAAATATACGACTGACCAATTTTGATTTGTTAGGATTAACCTTAATCATTCATTTGTTATTTGTCCCGCGGTTACTG
Protein-coding regions in this window:
- a CDS encoding SepM family pheromone-processing serine protease; this encodes MKKRKNSLKKWLVGLIVIVILAVAACWPTNYYVETPGQALPVGQFIKSKKKSPNNFYLVTVAESSQPVPVLWYLWSYTNKFAQRIPKSELLAGQSSSQYQELQTWYMETSQQNAVYYAAKKAGLKPKLKYYGVYVMQVQKHSSFKNRLQVGDTVLGANGHLFHSTKEMMTYLQKQKIGAKVTISVLRDNKEKHFTGKIVRVEGTNKSGIGIGLVERVKVVTKPKLIINAGEIGGPSAGLMFTLTSYETFTGKNLTNRHKVAGTGTIDASGKVGIIGGVDKKVVAADKAGAEVFFAPTDTTGVKKQQSNYAVAEKTAKQIHTKMKIVPVRTFEDALKYLQIHY
- a CDS encoding helix-hairpin-helix domain-containing protein codes for the protein MDFTKIKDFLLEKKNYLIIIAIVVGLFWWSKQGSSNRQVDTAKVTTEDSALVTAKKKEDIPNKPAASRTVTCDISGAVKHQGVYTLKNGARLDELIAAAGGTRKNVQLKAINRALILKDQDKIHIPYKGEKVTPAATVGTSGTAGSASTDASNTNSGEKINLNTASAADLQKLNGIGEKKAEKIIEYREKNGQFKKIEDLKQVSGIGDKTFATLKDHLEV